The following coding sequences lie in one Filimonas effusa genomic window:
- a CDS encoding DUF3788 family protein — protein sequence MKEETLVFADKKLQPDLALALHALGKNATLLEQVMAECGITDSIWKFYGASSGWTLQCRSGKKNLFYIQLAGTGFNVWFTLGKAAKQKVLEDTQLAAVHEELSAAREYTEGTSFCVKVRAKKDLAPIVKLAEIKAGK from the coding sequence GCTGACAAAAAATTACAACCCGATCTGGCACTTGCTTTACATGCGCTTGGTAAGAATGCGACATTACTGGAACAGGTAATGGCGGAATGCGGCATTACAGACAGTATATGGAAGTTTTACGGTGCTTCGAGCGGATGGACGCTGCAATGCAGAAGCGGCAAAAAGAATCTCTTTTACATTCAGCTCGCCGGCACCGGATTTAATGTATGGTTTACACTTGGCAAGGCAGCTAAACAAAAGGTATTGGAGGATACACAGCTGGCAGCAGTTCATGAGGAACTAAGTGCGGCAAGGGAGTATACGGAAGGCACCAGCTTCTGTGTTAAGGTGCGGGCGAAGAAAGACCTTGCCCCGATTGTTAAGCTGGCAGAAATAAAGGCTGGGAAGTAA